From a single Lewinella sp. LCG006 genomic region:
- a CDS encoding amidohydrolase family protein, giving the protein MRINGHSHLLPYPEQIPAFMKEKEIFWIDEDRKFMLQKNWKRPVTDSSFFLHEKLEWMARNQIDHAVVLNLSQLYGNGLRMEEMKQVLRWQNDFNARIQADHPDKFSCGFVIHAGFVRSALWEIERCVEELDLRVLCLPTHYLDSTGTWRTIFDPETEPIFELANHYGLAVEIHPYDGEKFIQLENTAWRFHLVWMLAQCADSYHFFTLNGYHIRYPNMRTCFAHGGQLAQINLGRRIQGFDGRPDLFEGKAHPRKAVGHPNIFFDTLVHDTLSLDLMIKRNKGADQIMVGLDDPYPLGEMESTPQSSYPGKLLDLAVAEGIITSEQQQEMWEANVLRWLGADKNEAMMNRIKGSQAMPA; this is encoded by the coding sequence ATGCGTATTAACGGACATTCTCATTTGCTTCCTTATCCGGAACAGATTCCGGCTTTTATGAAGGAAAAAGAGATCTTCTGGATCGATGAAGATCGCAAGTTTATGTTGCAGAAAAACTGGAAGCGTCCGGTCACGGATTCCAGCTTTTTCTTGCACGAAAAGCTGGAATGGATGGCCAGAAACCAGATCGACCACGCGGTCGTTTTGAACCTGTCGCAACTTTACGGCAACGGCCTGCGCATGGAGGAGATGAAGCAGGTACTACGCTGGCAAAACGATTTCAACGCCCGCATACAAGCTGATCATCCCGACAAGTTTAGTTGTGGTTTTGTGATCCATGCCGGCTTTGTGCGTTCGGCCTTGTGGGAGATCGAACGGTGTGTGGAAGAACTGGACTTGCGGGTCTTATGTCTACCTACGCATTACCTGGATTCTACGGGTACCTGGCGAACTATTTTCGATCCCGAGACAGAGCCCATCTTTGAGCTGGCCAATCATTATGGCCTGGCGGTTGAAATTCATCCTTACGATGGTGAAAAATTCATCCAACTTGAAAACACAGCCTGGCGTTTTCACTTGGTGTGGATGCTGGCCCAGTGTGCCGATTCTTACCATTTCTTTACCTTGAATGGTTACCATATCCGCTATCCGAATATGCGTACTTGTTTTGCCCACGGCGGGCAGCTGGCTCAGATCAACCTCGGTCGCCGAATTCAGGGCTTTGATGGCCGACCTGATTTGTTTGAAGGCAAGGCGCACCCCCGTAAGGCCGTGGGGCATCCTAATATTTTCTTTGACACCCTGGTGCACGATACGCTTTCGCTGGACTTAATGATCAAACGCAACAAGGGTGCGGACCAAATCATGGTGGGATTAGATGATCCTTATCCGTTGGGGGAAATGGAAAGTACACCACAATCATCTTACCCCGGAAAATTATTGGACCTAGCGGTTGCGGAAGGAATTATCACCAGTGAACAACAGCAAGAAATGTGGGAAGCCAATGTTTTGCGTTGGTTGGGGGCTGATAAGAATGAAGCGATGATGAATCGGATAAAGGGCTCTCAAGCGATGCCTGCTTAA
- the kynU gene encoding kynureninase encodes MTYQTTREYAQTQDEKDPLCGFRQRFHLPHQNNGEPFIYLCGNSLGLQPKTTKAAIEQELLDWQNLGVEGHLHAQNPWLPYHEFLTEKMAEIVGAKPIEVVMMNTLTVNLHLMMVSFYRPQGKRTKILMEADAFPSDRYAISSQLKFHGYDPSEHLLELKARAGEVLVREEDIAKILEEQGAEIALVLLGNTNYYTGQFFDMPEITKLAHAQGCMVGFDCAHGAGNVPLELHASGADFAVWCSYKYLNSGPGSVSGCFVHERHAHDKALPRFTGWWGHNKATRFGMRDDFDPIPGVEAWQLSNPPILSLAAIKASLEVFAEAGMNNLRQKSLALTGYMEYLVDQLPGDKISIITPRDPAKRGCQLSIQVRDADKSLFKAVSEAGVIADWREPDVIRVAPVPLYNTFTEVYDFVKILGEKMQA; translated from the coding sequence ATGACCTACCAAACTACAAGGGAATACGCCCAAACCCAAGACGAGAAAGATCCACTGTGCGGGTTTCGGCAACGATTCCACTTGCCTCACCAAAATAATGGTGAACCCTTCATTTACCTGTGTGGTAATTCGCTGGGCCTTCAACCCAAGACTACTAAAGCGGCCATTGAACAGGAATTGCTCGACTGGCAAAACCTCGGGGTAGAAGGCCACTTGCACGCACAAAACCCTTGGTTGCCCTACCATGAATTTCTGACCGAAAAGATGGCGGAGATAGTGGGTGCCAAACCTATAGAGGTGGTGATGATGAACACCCTTACGGTGAATTTACACCTGATGATGGTATCCTTTTATCGCCCGCAAGGTAAGCGTACCAAGATTTTGATGGAAGCCGATGCTTTTCCTTCAGATCGTTATGCTATTAGCTCTCAATTGAAATTTCATGGCTACGATCCTTCTGAGCATTTGTTGGAGTTGAAGGCGCGTGCGGGGGAAGTGTTGGTCAGAGAAGAAGACATCGCTAAGATACTGGAAGAGCAAGGTGCAGAAATAGCGCTGGTCTTGCTGGGGAATACCAATTACTACACCGGGCAGTTTTTTGATATGCCCGAAATCACCAAGTTGGCCCATGCGCAAGGTTGCATGGTTGGTTTTGATTGTGCCCACGGCGCAGGAAATGTACCCTTGGAATTGCACGCTAGCGGTGCCGATTTTGCGGTTTGGTGTTCATACAAATACCTTAATTCTGGTCCTGGAAGCGTTTCGGGATGCTTCGTACATGAGCGCCACGCCCATGATAAAGCCTTGCCCCGTTTTACCGGTTGGTGGGGGCACAACAAAGCTACCCGCTTTGGTATGCGCGATGATTTTGATCCTATTCCGGGGGTAGAGGCTTGGCAACTGAGTAATCCTCCAATTCTTTCATTGGCGGCCATCAAAGCTTCTTTGGAAGTGTTTGCTGAAGCTGGAATGAACAATCTTCGTCAGAAATCATTAGCCCTCACTGGTTACATGGAATACCTGGTCGATCAGTTGCCGGGAGATAAAATAAGTATTATTACCCCGCGTGACCCGGCCAAGCGCGGATGTCAGCTTTCTATTCAGGTTCGGGATGCCGATAAAAGCCTGTTTAAAGCAGTCAGCGAAGCTGGCGTCATTGCTGATTGGCGCGAGCCCGATGTGATAAGGGTAGCTCCGGTGCCGCTTTACAATACCTTTACGGAGGTCTACGATTTTGTGAAAATTTTGGGAGAGAAAATGCAAGCCTAA
- a CDS encoding FAD-dependent oxidoreductase yields MSKKEHKVIIIGAGLCGTLLGIRLVQKGYSVELYEKRTDLRLTTEEGGRSINLALSHRGLMALETAGMKEEVFKHCIPMRGRMIHSLGQAPRFSSYSGRDDEYINSVSRSGLNRLLLEKADTYDDLQIFFEHSCTSVDIENATATFQRPDGALVKVEGSVLIGTDGAGSVVRRAMMSRSSRLLFNFSQHFLRSGYKELTIPPAPGGGYRIDKNALHIWPRGAFMTIALPNLDGSFTVTMFHPYEGEAGFNTLDTSAKVKSFFEQHYPSLLPHLIGLEEDYFDNPVGTLGTIKCSPWQAYGKTLIMGDAAHAIVPFYGQGMNAAFEDVRIFMETLERYGEDWPATFTAFSEERPVNSDAIADLAIDNFHEMQDKVDDEDFIKKRRLEMALEDHFPDYYSKYSLVTFKPELSYAEAMVKGRRQDEFLLNLVADKEVEELDLEEVLRGVQGL; encoded by the coding sequence ATGAGTAAGAAAGAGCATAAAGTAATCATTATCGGTGCTGGCCTTTGTGGTACACTGTTGGGTATCCGCCTGGTACAGAAGGGGTATTCCGTTGAGCTTTACGAAAAACGTACTGATCTGCGATTAACTACGGAAGAAGGCGGTAGGTCCATTAATCTGGCTTTGTCGCACCGTGGCTTGATGGCGCTGGAAACTGCGGGGATGAAGGAAGAAGTTTTTAAACACTGCATCCCCATGCGCGGGCGAATGATTCATTCTCTGGGTCAGGCCCCCCGTTTTAGTAGCTACAGTGGTCGCGATGATGAGTACATCAATTCTGTATCCCGCAGTGGGCTCAACCGGCTCTTGTTGGAGAAAGCCGATACCTACGATGATTTGCAGATTTTCTTCGAACATTCCTGTACCAGTGTAGACATTGAGAATGCCACAGCCACCTTCCAACGACCTGATGGGGCTTTAGTGAAAGTTGAGGGTTCCGTCTTGATTGGTACGGATGGCGCAGGATCGGTCGTACGCCGGGCGATGATGAGTCGGTCTTCTCGTTTACTGTTTAATTTTTCGCAACACTTCCTGCGCAGTGGCTACAAAGAACTTACCATTCCTCCTGCACCGGGTGGAGGCTACCGGATCGACAAAAATGCACTGCATATTTGGCCACGAGGCGCCTTCATGACGATTGCCCTACCCAACCTCGATGGGAGTTTTACCGTAACCATGTTTCATCCTTATGAGGGAGAAGCAGGGTTTAATACCCTTGATACTTCGGCAAAAGTGAAGAGTTTCTTTGAGCAACATTACCCGAGTTTGTTGCCTCACCTGATTGGTCTGGAAGAGGATTATTTTGATAACCCAGTAGGTACACTGGGAACCATCAAGTGCTCTCCCTGGCAGGCTTATGGTAAGACCCTGATCATGGGGGATGCCGCCCACGCCATTGTTCCCTTCTACGGACAGGGCATGAATGCCGCCTTCGAAGATGTAAGGATTTTCATGGAGACCCTGGAGCGATACGGCGAGGATTGGCCTGCCACGTTTACGGCATTTTCCGAAGAGCGACCTGTCAATAGTGACGCCATCGCCGACCTGGCCATTGATAACTTTCACGAAATGCAGGACAAGGTAGACGATGAAGATTTTATCAAAAAACGTCGTCTGGAGATGGCCCTTGAAGATCATTTTCCTGATTATTACTCGAAATATTCCCTGGTGACCTTCAAGCCGGAGTTATCTTACGCCGAAGCGATGGTGAAAGGCCGTCGGCAAGATGAGTTTTTGCTCAATTTGGTGGCCGATAAGGAAG
- a CDS encoding 3-hydroxyanthranilate 3,4-dioxygenase — protein MSKLLPKFNFKEWIEENRHLLKPPVGNKAVWANGEYIVMVVGGPNARKDYHLNATPEFFYQVEGDITLKVIDEGVPKDIHIREGEIYLLPSNIPHSPQRGPNTVGLVIEQQRPEGTDDGLAWFCENCGNELYREAFTLENIETDMPVIFDRYYSNLDLRTCDNCGTVMEPPTKKTA, from the coding sequence ATGTCAAAATTACTGCCCAAATTTAATTTCAAAGAATGGATTGAGGAAAACCGCCATCTGTTGAAGCCACCCGTTGGCAACAAAGCAGTTTGGGCCAATGGTGAGTACATCGTCATGGTCGTAGGCGGCCCCAATGCCCGTAAAGACTATCACCTGAATGCAACCCCCGAATTCTTCTACCAGGTAGAGGGCGACATTACCCTCAAGGTGATCGACGAAGGGGTGCCCAAGGATATCCATATCCGCGAAGGCGAGATTTATTTGTTGCCTTCCAATATTCCTCATTCACCGCAGCGTGGCCCCAACACCGTAGGTTTGGTCATCGAGCAGCAACGACCCGAAGGTACGGACGATGGCTTGGCCTGGTTCTGTGAAAACTGTGGCAACGAACTCTACCGGGAAGCCTTCACTTTGGAAAATATTGAGACGGATATGCCGGTTATCTTTGATCGTTATTATTCGAACCTCGACCTGCGGACCTGCGATAATTGTGGTACCGTGATGGAGCCACCGACCAAAAAAACAGCTTAA